A genomic region of Rhipicephalus sanguineus isolate Rsan-2018 chromosome 3, BIME_Rsan_1.4, whole genome shotgun sequence contains the following coding sequences:
- the LOC119385320 gene encoding scoloptoxin SSD20-like: protein MDDFSTPHLINAFGIRPSPVNFIKPGKIPQSSMVPTVILDKDGNPEMCIGGSGGSRITSGVGLVAMRTLWQGKTIKQAIDEPRVHHQLQPTFLEVEEFFAEDLTVPGTFCGRPGEDWDDWLEHYKRVSKYYQWDAATQLSNAVFFLTDTVLIWYENQEDALTS from the exons atggaCGACTTTTCCACGCCACATCTTATCAACGCCTTCGGTATCAGACCTTCGCCCGTAAACTTTATCAAGCCTGGTAAAATTCCTCAGTCTTCCATGGTGCCCACCGTCATCCTTGACAAAGACGGAAATCCAGAAATGTGTATCGGAGGTTCCGGGGGATCGCGCATCACCAGTGGCGTGGGCCTG GTCGCAATGCGCACTCTTTGGCAAGGCAAGACAATCAAGCAAGCCATCGATGAGCCACGAGTACACCACCAGTTGCAGCCAACCTTCCTGGAAGTGGAAGAGTTTTTCGCAGAA GACCTGACAGTGCCTGGCACATTCTGTGGCAGACCTGGCGAGGATTGGGACGACTGGCTCGAacactacaaacgggtgagcaagtactaccagtgggacgcggcgACCCAGCTGTCCAATGCAGTATTTTTCTTGACAGACACAGTGCTCATCTGGTATGAGAACCAGGAGGATGCCCTCACGTCATGA